A single Melopsittacus undulatus isolate bMelUnd1 chromosome 11, bMelUnd1.mat.Z, whole genome shotgun sequence DNA region contains:
- the UBALD2 gene encoding UBA-like domain-containing protein 2 has translation MSVNMEELRHQVMINQFVLAAGCAADQAKQLLQAAHWQFETALSAFFQETNIPSSHHPPQMMCTPSNTPATPPNFPDALAMFSKLRTSESLQSSNSPITSMACSPPGSFSPFWASSPPSHQPAWLPPSSPTAHGLHHHLHHGQPAWPPAPPPAAPPQKAVATMDGQR, from the exons ATGTCGGTGAACATGGAGGAGCTGCGGCACCAGGTGATGATCAACCAGTTCGTGCTGGCGGCCGGCTGCGCCGCCGACCAGgccaagcagctgctgcaggcgGCCCACTGGCAGTTCGAG ACAGCCCTGAGCGCCTTCTTCCAGGAGACCAACATCCCCAGCAGCCACCACCCCCCGCAGATG ATGTGCACCCCCAGCAACACCCCAGCCACGCCACCCAACTTCCCGGACGCTCTGGCCATGTTCTCCAAGCTGCGGACCTCCGAgagcctgcagagcagcaacagCCCCATCACCTCCATGGCCTGCTCCCCCCCGGGCAGCTTCAGCCCCTTCTGGGCCTCCTCACCCCCCAGCCACCAGCCGGCCTGGCTGCCCCCCTCCTCACCCACCGCCCATGGCCTgcaccaccacctccaccacGGGCAGCCCGCCTGGCCCCCTGCCCCCCCGCCCGCTGCCCCCCCACAGAAAGCCGTGGCCACCATGGACGGCCAGAGATAA